A window of Acinonyx jubatus isolate Ajub_Pintada_27869175 chromosome E4, VMU_Ajub_asm_v1.0, whole genome shotgun sequence contains these coding sequences:
- the BLACAT1 gene encoding bladder cancer associated transcript 1 isoform X2 produces MPQFTFACFCGLHGFCKMKRKKEEVHRQRETAV; encoded by the coding sequence ATGCCCCAGTTCACTTTTGCCTGCTTCTGTGGCCTCCACGGCTTCTGcaagatgaagaggaagaaggaggaagttcACAGACAGCGGGAAACGGCCGTGTGA
- the BLACAT1 gene encoding bladder cancer associated transcript 1 isoform X1, with protein sequence MARGGKIFSGEHPPSLAQGMPQFTFACFCGLHGFCKMKRKKEEVHRQRETAV encoded by the exons ATGGCTCGGGGAGGGAAG aTCTTCTCCGGTGAGCAtccccccagcctggcccagggcATGCCCCAGTTCACTTTTGCCTGCTTCTGTGGCCTCCACGGCTTCTGcaagatgaagaggaagaaggaggaagttcACAGACAGCGGGAAACGGCCGTGTGA